In Syntrophomonas wolfei subsp. wolfei str. Goettingen G311, a single window of DNA contains:
- a CDS encoding DUF6922 domain-containing protein, translated as MTKLLSESELRLLFWDTDYTQIDYRKHSKAVIERILMFGSMDAYRWLFRFYEIDEIKKVITTSRQLDVRTATMFMNFFGIPREVMACFKNALTPV; from the coding sequence GTGACTAAGCTATTATCAGAATCGGAACTTCGCTTGTTGTTTTGGGACACAGACTATACCCAAATAGATTATAGGAAACATAGTAAAGCGGTAATTGAACGCATTCTCATGTTTGGAAGCATGGATGCTTATAGATGGTTGTTCAGGTTTTATGAAATCGATGAGATAAAAAAAGTAATTACTACCAGCAGACAATTAGATGTACGTACAGCGACCATGTTTATGAACTTTTTCGGAATTCCCAGGGAGGTAATGGCATGTTTCAAGAATGCATTAACCCCAGTTTAA